One genomic segment of Fundulus heteroclitus isolate FHET01 unplaced genomic scaffold, MU-UCD_Fhet_4.1 scaffold_57, whole genome shotgun sequence includes these proteins:
- the LOC110368217 gene encoding uncharacterized protein LOC110368217 isoform X1, with protein sequence MDEINDFLRSRDVSEEVIQQLEKDKIDSSVIPLMTDEQLKVYLPSYGDRLALLGYCRRRENDPAGRKSKLLDRLRAKISRNKSKDHREVAENETVKNAQKNVRKVELGWLNFRDGKYSQVRTKKGGGTRKVAVSKDCRKNELVEKAVGLFFPAQRNTQGRITDFEVDITDFQEHSLDEHITVGELYEQTKLPLLRFYLTTKRKDSASDSETESASANAQQDVIYVGNSSVLTNSSSDDIHLVYSTVDMGDLSSVHEIDAAMNVDILEDSGTVTFFTGRISNTESASLDDTLLLSPQSSSPVVSSSHLDSFQEPIVQREKVKKILVLHRGQILKELISHFCDVSVTQEDISIQVVLPDGKQEKAIDDGGVLRDVLSEFWQDFYEQCTLGNNFKVPFLRHDFGQQQWESIGRIIAFGWQKQKYLPIKLAPVILEQAALGCIKSPLVDSFLRYVTESDRIVFESCRSDFESVDSEELLEIMDLHNCRRVPTADNFELLLEELAHQKLIQEPAFVIEQWSTVLSPLRSELECITAAYENLQPTFRKVMRSLVYPTIMTEQQKNITKYLSSYLRESDKQHLSLFLRFCTGSDLFLGRNISISFTQLQGVQRRPVAHTCGCYLELPVNYENYPDFRHEINKVLESSVWVMDIV encoded by the exons ATGGATGAGATAAATGACTTCTTAAGATCACGGGATGTTTCAGAGGAAGTCATACAACAACTGGAAAAGGATAAG ATCGATTCCAGTGTCATACCGCTCATGACAGATGAGCAGCTGAAGGTGTATCTCCCATCTTACGGTGATCGACTGGCCCTTCTTGGATATTGCAGACGGAGGGAAAATGATCCTGCTGGCCGGAAATCAAAACTTCTTGACAGACTGAGAGCAAAGATTTCAAGAAACAAAAGCAAGGATCATAGGGAGGTTGCAGAAAATGAAACCGTCAAAAATGCTCAAAAAAATGTACGGAAAGTTGAATTAGGATGGCTGAATTTTCGAGATGGAAAGTATTCTCAAGTTAGGACAAAGAAAGGTGGTGGAACAAGAAAAGTTGCTGTGTCAAAGGACTGTAGAAAAAATGAGTTAGTTGAAAAGGcagttggtttgttttttcctgctcaaaGAAATACACAGGGAAGAATCACGGATTTTGAGGTTGATATAACAGATTTTCAAGAACATTCACTTGATGAGCATATCACTGTTGGAGAACTTTATGAGCAGACAAAACTACCCCTTCTGCGTTTTTACCTAACAACCAAAAGAAAGGACAGTGCCAGTGACTCAGAAACAGAAAGCGCCAGTGCAAATGCCCAACAGGATGTCATATATGTTGGAAACAGCAGTGTACTGACAAACAGCAGCAGTGATGATATTCACCTAGTTTACTCAACAGTTGACATGGGGGATTTATCCAGTGTCCACGAGATAGATGCAGCAATGAATGTGGACATTTTGGAAGATAGTGGCACGGTTACTTTTTTCACAGGACGTATTTCTAATACAGAAAGTGCTAGTCTTGATGACACCCTTCTGCTGTCTCCACAGTCATCTAGCCCAGTGGTTTCTTCTTCTcatcttgattcttttcaggaGCCCATAGTTCAgagagaaaaagtaaaaaaaatccttgttcTTCACCGTGGCCAAATCCTTAAAGAActgatttcacatttttgtgaTGTAAGCGTTACTCAGGAGGACATATCTATTCAAGTGGTGCTCCCTGATGGAAAGCAAGAAAAGGCTATTGATGATGGAGGAGTTTTGAGGGATGTGCTCTCTGAGTTTTGGCAAGACTTTTATGAACAGTGTACACTGGGCAATAACTTTAAGGTCCCCTTCTTGCGTCACGATTTTGGACAGCAACAATGGGAAAGCATTGGCCGAATCATTGCCTTTGGCTGGCAAAAACAGAAGTACCTGCCTATAAAACTTGCCCCAGTAATACTGGAACAAGCAGCTCTTGGCTGTATAAAGAGTCCTCTTGTTGACAGCTTCCTCAGGTATGTTACAGAGTCAGATCGGATCGTGTTTGAATCTTGTCGATCAGATTTTGAGAGTGTGGACAGTGAAGAGCTGCTGGAAATCATGGATCTCCATAACTGTCGAAGAGTACCAACAGCTGATAACTTTGAACTACTACTTGAGGAGCTTGCCCACCAAAAGCTGATTCAGGAACCTGCTTTTGTTATTGAGCAGTGGAGCACTGTGCTTTCCCCACTGAGGTCTGAGCTGGAATGTATTACAGCTGCCTATGAAAATCTCCAGCCAACATTCAGAAAGGTAATGCGTTCACTAGTATACCCTACAATCATGACTGAACAGCAGAAAAATATCACCAAATATTTAAGCTCTTATCTCAGGGAATCAGACAAACAGCACTTGTCACTTTTTCTTCGGTTTTGCACGGGATCTGATTTGTTTCTCGGAAGGAACATCAGCATTAGCTTCACTCAACTTCAAGGTGTTCAGAGACGCCCAGTTGCCCATACATGCGGATGCTACCTGGAGTTGCCAGTTAATTATGAAAACTACCCAGATTTTCGACACGAAATAAACAAAGTCCTAGAAAGCAGTGTATGGGTGATGGACATAGTGTAA
- the LOC110368217 gene encoding uncharacterized protein LOC110368217 isoform X2, which produces MTDEQLKVYLPSYGDRLALLGYCRRRENDPAGRKSKLLDRLRAKISRNKSKDHREVAENETVKNAQKNVRKVELGWLNFRDGKYSQVRTKKGGGTRKVAVSKDCRKNELVEKAVGLFFPAQRNTQGRITDFEVDITDFQEHSLDEHITVGELYEQTKLPLLRFYLTTKRKDSASDSETESASANAQQDVIYVGNSSVLTNSSSDDIHLVYSTVDMGDLSSVHEIDAAMNVDILEDSGTVTFFTGRISNTESASLDDTLLLSPQSSSPVVSSSHLDSFQEPIVQREKVKKILVLHRGQILKELISHFCDVSVTQEDISIQVVLPDGKQEKAIDDGGVLRDVLSEFWQDFYEQCTLGNNFKVPFLRHDFGQQQWESIGRIIAFGWQKQKYLPIKLAPVILEQAALGCIKSPLVDSFLRYVTESDRIVFESCRSDFESVDSEELLEIMDLHNCRRVPTADNFELLLEELAHQKLIQEPAFVIEQWSTVLSPLRSELECITAAYENLQPTFRKVMRSLVYPTIMTEQQKNITKYLSSYLRESDKQHLSLFLRFCTGSDLFLGRNISISFTQLQGVQRRPVAHTCGCYLELPVNYENYPDFRHEINKVLESSVWVMDIV; this is translated from the coding sequence ATGACAGATGAGCAGCTGAAGGTGTATCTCCCATCTTACGGTGATCGACTGGCCCTTCTTGGATATTGCAGACGGAGGGAAAATGATCCTGCTGGCCGGAAATCAAAACTTCTTGACAGACTGAGAGCAAAGATTTCAAGAAACAAAAGCAAGGATCATAGGGAGGTTGCAGAAAATGAAACCGTCAAAAATGCTCAAAAAAATGTACGGAAAGTTGAATTAGGATGGCTGAATTTTCGAGATGGAAAGTATTCTCAAGTTAGGACAAAGAAAGGTGGTGGAACAAGAAAAGTTGCTGTGTCAAAGGACTGTAGAAAAAATGAGTTAGTTGAAAAGGcagttggtttgttttttcctgctcaaaGAAATACACAGGGAAGAATCACGGATTTTGAGGTTGATATAACAGATTTTCAAGAACATTCACTTGATGAGCATATCACTGTTGGAGAACTTTATGAGCAGACAAAACTACCCCTTCTGCGTTTTTACCTAACAACCAAAAGAAAGGACAGTGCCAGTGACTCAGAAACAGAAAGCGCCAGTGCAAATGCCCAACAGGATGTCATATATGTTGGAAACAGCAGTGTACTGACAAACAGCAGCAGTGATGATATTCACCTAGTTTACTCAACAGTTGACATGGGGGATTTATCCAGTGTCCACGAGATAGATGCAGCAATGAATGTGGACATTTTGGAAGATAGTGGCACGGTTACTTTTTTCACAGGACGTATTTCTAATACAGAAAGTGCTAGTCTTGATGACACCCTTCTGCTGTCTCCACAGTCATCTAGCCCAGTGGTTTCTTCTTCTcatcttgattcttttcaggaGCCCATAGTTCAgagagaaaaagtaaaaaaaatccttgttcTTCACCGTGGCCAAATCCTTAAAGAActgatttcacatttttgtgaTGTAAGCGTTACTCAGGAGGACATATCTATTCAAGTGGTGCTCCCTGATGGAAAGCAAGAAAAGGCTATTGATGATGGAGGAGTTTTGAGGGATGTGCTCTCTGAGTTTTGGCAAGACTTTTATGAACAGTGTACACTGGGCAATAACTTTAAGGTCCCCTTCTTGCGTCACGATTTTGGACAGCAACAATGGGAAAGCATTGGCCGAATCATTGCCTTTGGCTGGCAAAAACAGAAGTACCTGCCTATAAAACTTGCCCCAGTAATACTGGAACAAGCAGCTCTTGGCTGTATAAAGAGTCCTCTTGTTGACAGCTTCCTCAGGTATGTTACAGAGTCAGATCGGATCGTGTTTGAATCTTGTCGATCAGATTTTGAGAGTGTGGACAGTGAAGAGCTGCTGGAAATCATGGATCTCCATAACTGTCGAAGAGTACCAACAGCTGATAACTTTGAACTACTACTTGAGGAGCTTGCCCACCAAAAGCTGATTCAGGAACCTGCTTTTGTTATTGAGCAGTGGAGCACTGTGCTTTCCCCACTGAGGTCTGAGCTGGAATGTATTACAGCTGCCTATGAAAATCTCCAGCCAACATTCAGAAAGGTAATGCGTTCACTAGTATACCCTACAATCATGACTGAACAGCAGAAAAATATCACCAAATATTTAAGCTCTTATCTCAGGGAATCAGACAAACAGCACTTGTCACTTTTTCTTCGGTTTTGCACGGGATCTGATTTGTTTCTCGGAAGGAACATCAGCATTAGCTTCACTCAACTTCAAGGTGTTCAGAGACGCCCAGTTGCCCATACATGCGGATGCTACCTGGAGTTGCCAGTTAATTATGAAAACTACCCAGATTTTCGACACGAAATAAACAAAGTCCTAGAAAGCAGTGTATGGGTGATGGACATAGTGTAA